From Psychroflexus torquis ATCC 700755, the proteins below share one genomic window:
- a CDS encoding AAA family ATPase gives MKIESLSFKNINSLKGEHKVHFDESPLNSGGLFAIIGPTGSGKSSLLDAICLGLYGRTPRISSVTKSKIEQDGSILTKYQKEAYAKVKFSCNLGTYEATWSISTNRNNKLRECEMDLWNVATEISFSEKKTEVLAEVERLIGLSYDQFVKSVLLSQGDFATLLQSNEKERSELLEKITNTSIYRSIGKKVYEKYMSLKSKILTQKTILDNLQDKLISKETESDFKENLNQLKEKETIERKKLSEYQKDLDQLTLKEKLSSEENVVKTDLKTLLDHKQSFDNENQHKLEQHQKTLEFEDELQEFNSLQKDGDRLKASITREQEEITKINSNINSLHQKTEDLLKTKVEPQAVESELEKLQETHTELNTRRSSKLHDFSAKKQLLNKELEGLDLKFQKQELDSFIGELTRKSEISSEQIQNLEKELKDVENLEKRIQEQEHLRDTLKEAAHESRILKDLGDQLLRLENKRSILHKKKSEYPEQIKLKESKFKTAEKELDHLQTKKENQNLRLEVEDLRQKLQKDEPCPVCGAIDHPYSEHLPEVISDLDKTIAKAKEIAKQLSRDLQHLNAEFSSLVKQIEDLNKEANELHSKRSLNQEEFDLKFKELNSLNEGESYANLEQKTRQTIENYKAFKQYKVELKALQSSISILEELLDIQKEGKSISEKMKSLYKGDDLGRLVTSYTKSWNQLHTELKSVSSSLDKQTSDKAVLNNNLSQLQQGLKSMLEGKGFANIAEANASRMKSSNYNELLLRKSDIVKNIKVKEEKLEGLENQLKSLEFVHFTEKDKTEIAIDNIKVTLNSTREKLEDIKRVLNNQKENLTEYKTIQDSIIEVQKANKKWEVLNRLIGDATGTEFNKFAQDLSLQRLILLGNKRLNQLNDRYELDRFIAGEDKNQLYVIDNHMGGLRRSVKTLSGGETFLMSLALALGLSDLASKNVEINSLFIDEGFGTLDPETLDLTLDTLERLQAESNKTIGIISHVNALKERIQTQIVLNRNTQGYSQLEVIS, from the coding sequence ATGAAAATCGAAAGTCTATCCTTTAAGAATATCAATTCCTTAAAAGGTGAACATAAAGTTCATTTTGACGAATCACCCTTAAATTCTGGAGGTTTGTTTGCAATCATAGGACCTACAGGGAGTGGGAAAAGCAGCTTACTGGACGCCATATGTCTAGGGTTATACGGGCGTACGCCCAGAATCTCTAGTGTGACTAAAAGTAAAATCGAACAAGACGGCAGTATCTTGACAAAGTACCAAAAGGAAGCCTATGCTAAGGTTAAGTTTTCCTGTAATTTAGGGACTTACGAAGCAACTTGGTCTATCTCCACCAATAGAAATAATAAGCTGAGAGAATGTGAAATGGACCTCTGGAATGTCGCTACTGAAATATCTTTCAGCGAGAAAAAAACAGAAGTCCTCGCCGAGGTAGAGCGCTTAATAGGTTTGTCTTACGATCAATTTGTAAAATCCGTATTACTGTCTCAAGGAGATTTTGCAACTTTATTACAGTCCAATGAAAAAGAACGAAGTGAGCTTTTAGAAAAAATCACAAATACTTCCATCTATAGAAGCATCGGTAAGAAGGTGTATGAAAAATACATGAGTTTAAAATCTAAAATACTCACTCAAAAAACCATTTTAGATAATCTTCAAGACAAACTAATTTCAAAAGAAACGGAAAGCGATTTTAAGGAGAATCTAAATCAGCTAAAGGAAAAAGAAACTATAGAACGCAAAAAGCTTTCTGAATACCAAAAGGATTTGGATCAACTCACATTAAAAGAGAAGTTAAGTTCCGAAGAAAATGTAGTGAAAACTGATCTTAAAACTTTGTTGGACCATAAGCAAAGCTTTGATAATGAAAACCAACACAAATTAGAACAACATCAAAAGACATTGGAGTTTGAAGACGAACTGCAAGAATTCAACAGTCTCCAAAAAGATGGAGACCGCCTAAAAGCTTCGATAACCAGAGAACAAGAAGAAATTACCAAAATCAATTCTAATATTAACAGCCTTCACCAAAAAACAGAAGATCTATTAAAAACAAAAGTAGAGCCACAAGCTGTTGAATCGGAATTGGAAAAATTGCAAGAAACCCACACTGAACTTAACACGAGAAGGAGTTCGAAATTACATGACTTTTCTGCAAAAAAGCAGCTTCTTAACAAGGAACTTGAAGGCTTAGATTTGAAATTTCAAAAACAAGAATTGGACAGTTTTATTGGAGAACTAACTCGCAAATCGGAAATAAGCTCTGAGCAAATCCAAAATCTTGAAAAAGAATTAAAGGATGTCGAAAATCTAGAGAAGCGCATCCAAGAACAAGAACATCTTCGAGATACTCTTAAGGAGGCTGCTCATGAAAGTAGGATCCTTAAAGATTTAGGTGATCAACTTCTTAGATTGGAAAATAAACGTTCTATACTCCATAAAAAGAAAAGTGAGTATCCTGAGCAAATCAAGCTAAAGGAAAGTAAATTCAAAACTGCTGAAAAAGAATTGGATCATCTTCAAACTAAAAAAGAGAATCAAAATTTAAGATTAGAAGTGGAAGATCTTAGGCAAAAGCTTCAAAAGGACGAGCCTTGCCCTGTCTGTGGAGCTATAGATCACCCTTATTCTGAACATTTACCGGAAGTTATTTCAGATCTTGACAAAACAATTGCTAAAGCTAAGGAAATAGCCAAACAGCTCTCTAGAGATTTACAACACTTAAACGCTGAATTTTCCTCTCTTGTAAAACAAATTGAAGATCTTAATAAAGAGGCTAACGAGCTACACTCTAAACGCTCTTTAAATCAAGAAGAATTCGATTTAAAATTCAAAGAGTTAAACTCACTCAATGAAGGGGAGAGTTATGCTAATCTGGAACAAAAAACCAGACAAACTATAGAAAATTACAAGGCCTTTAAACAATACAAAGTTGAACTAAAAGCCTTGCAAAGTTCAATCTCAATTTTAGAAGAACTCCTTGATATTCAAAAAGAAGGAAAGAGCATCAGTGAAAAAATGAAAAGCCTTTACAAAGGTGATGATTTGGGTAGATTAGTGACGAGTTATACAAAATCATGGAATCAATTACATACAGAATTAAAGTCAGTTTCATCCTCTCTAGACAAGCAAACTAGTGATAAAGCTGTCCTTAATAATAACCTAAGTCAACTTCAACAAGGTTTAAAATCAATGCTAGAAGGTAAAGGCTTTGCTAATATCGCCGAAGCCAATGCTTCCAGGATGAAATCTTCAAATTATAATGAATTACTTCTTAGAAAAAGTGATATTGTCAAAAACATAAAGGTTAAAGAAGAAAAACTCGAGGGATTAGAAAACCAGCTAAAAAGCTTAGAGTTCGTTCACTTTACAGAAAAAGACAAGACTGAAATCGCTATTGATAATATCAAAGTAACTTTAAATTCCACAAGAGAAAAACTCGAGGACATTAAACGAGTTTTAAACAATCAAAAAGAGAATTTAACCGAATATAAAACCATTCAAGACTCGATTATTGAAGTGCAAAAAGCAAATAAAAAATGGGAGGTCTTGAACAGACTTATAGGAGATGCTACAGGAACAGAGTTCAATAAATTTGCACAAGACTTGAGTTTACAACGCCTTATTTTGTTGGGTAATAAGCGGCTGAATCAACTCAATGATCGGTATGAACTCGATAGATTTATAGCTGGTGAGGATAAAAATCAATTGTACGTGATCGATAATCACATGGGCGGACTTCGACGCTCTGTAAAGACCTTATCTGGCGGAGAAACATTTTTGATGAGTTTAGCCTTAGCGCTAGGTTTGTCTGACTTAGCTTCAAAAAATGTAGAAATCAATAGCCTATTTATAGACGAAGGTTTTGGTACTCTAGATCCAGAGACTTTGGATCTCACACTAGACACTTTAGAACGCTTACAGGCAGAAAGCAATAAAACCATCGGTATTATAAGTCATGTAAATGCCTTAAAAGAACGTATCCAAACTCAAATTGTGCTGAATAGAAACACACAAGGCTATAGTCAACTGGAAGTCATTAGCTAA
- the sbcD gene encoding exonuclease subunit SbcD encodes MRILHTADWHIGKKLHKKELYQDFDLFIDWMCQFLPENDIDILLVSGDVFDFSNPSSESRTQYYRTLIKLKKFDLKIIITGGNHDSPSVLEAPKAILNELDIHVIGQRPENLQDCLIPIYKDENVDLVIAALPYLRNRDLQERFDAENHDSKQKAVQQSIAYHFQEAASLAKKKYPDVPLLGMGHLFAKGVSLSDSEREIQIGNLAGLDASHFGSNYSYIALGHIHKPQRLNSLTPIFYSGSPTPLSFSERKNEKRILLIDTSKSFEPESISIPKFRDLILVKGSLEKIKQKLSEITNIHPLQTLIEIEMEEENFSPSKTIELEEYIETFENEACEIVKHRVSFKYKPEGLRGITSTEEQISDFTPLEVFHKKLESVDETETSKEELISAFEEILDELNRPEQ; translated from the coding sequence ATGAGGATACTTCATACCGCAGACTGGCATATTGGAAAAAAACTTCATAAGAAAGAATTATATCAAGATTTTGATCTTTTTATCGATTGGATGTGTCAGTTTTTACCTGAAAATGATATAGATATTTTGCTCGTGTCTGGCGATGTCTTCGACTTTTCGAATCCATCAAGTGAATCCAGAACCCAATATTATAGGACGCTCATCAAATTAAAAAAGTTTGATCTTAAAATTATTATCACTGGAGGTAACCATGATTCTCCAAGTGTTTTGGAAGCCCCTAAAGCTATTTTAAATGAATTGGATATACACGTCATTGGGCAACGCCCGGAAAATTTGCAAGACTGTCTCATTCCAATTTATAAGGATGAAAATGTAGACCTTGTTATTGCAGCCTTGCCTTATCTTAGGAATAGAGATTTGCAAGAACGTTTCGATGCAGAAAATCACGACAGCAAGCAAAAAGCAGTGCAACAGAGTATTGCCTATCATTTTCAAGAGGCGGCTAGTTTGGCTAAGAAAAAATACCCTGATGTTCCCCTTTTAGGCATGGGCCATTTGTTTGCCAAAGGGGTGAGTTTGTCGGATAGTGAGCGTGAAATCCAAATTGGAAATTTAGCGGGCTTAGATGCTTCTCATTTTGGAAGCAATTACAGCTATATCGCCTTAGGTCATATTCATAAGCCTCAACGTCTTAACTCACTAACCCCTATTTTTTATAGTGGTTCCCCTACTCCACTTTCCTTTAGCGAACGGAAAAATGAAAAACGCATTTTACTTATAGACACTTCTAAATCTTTTGAACCCGAAAGTATCTCTATTCCAAAGTTTAGAGATTTGATCTTGGTGAAAGGCAGTCTAGAAAAAATTAAACAGAAACTTTCTGAAATTACAAATATTCACCCTTTGCAAACGCTCATTGAGATTGAAATGGAGGAAGAAAACTTTTCCCCATCCAAGACTATTGAATTAGAAGAATACATTGAAACCTTTGAAAATGAAGCCTGTGAGATTGTAAAGCACAGAGTAAGTTTTAAATATAAACCTGAAGGCCTTCGTGGAATTACATCAACCGAAGAACAGATCTCAGACTTTACACCACTGGAAGTGTTCCATAAAAAATTAGAAAGTGTTGATGAAACTGAAACTAGCAAAGAAGAACTCATCTCTGCTTTCGAAGAAATTCTAGATGAATTGAACCGCCCTGAACAATGA
- a CDS encoding DUF2490 domain-containing protein — MRIYIYSIGLLFFTLSYAQENQTTFGLFPEASLSYKLLKNYSITHKFESQHGFYDSENLNEELEYEHTLTDLQTFIGRRITPFIKVDIGYQYRIEEGENTHRTIQQVSILQRESHFRIGHRVRIDQTFFNNASLLFRARYRLKGQIPLQGESLDNGENYLSISNELIYMIQSGEDDLENRLTAALGFYIDDKNKFEIGLDYRTDDYLVKDRFRHRIWLKFGYYKTL, encoded by the coding sequence ATGAGAATTTATATATATAGTATAGGTTTATTGTTTTTTACTTTGTCCTATGCTCAAGAAAATCAAACAACGTTTGGACTTTTTCCAGAAGCATCTCTCAGTTACAAACTTTTAAAAAATTATTCAATAACTCATAAGTTTGAATCTCAACATGGATTTTATGATTCTGAAAATTTAAATGAAGAGCTTGAGTACGAGCATACTTTAACAGATTTACAAACCTTTATAGGCAGGCGAATAACTCCTTTTATAAAAGTAGATATCGGATACCAATATAGAATTGAAGAAGGAGAAAACACCCACAGAACCATACAACAGGTCTCTATTTTACAACGAGAATCCCATTTTAGGATTGGTCATCGAGTGCGGATCGATCAAACATTTTTTAACAATGCTTCCCTCTTATTTAGGGCTCGTTATAGACTTAAAGGTCAAATTCCGTTGCAAGGGGAAAGCCTAGACAATGGTGAAAACTATCTTTCTATTTCCAATGAATTAATTTATATGATACAAAGTGGCGAGGATGATCTTGAAAATAGATTAACAGCTGCCTTAGGATTTTATATTGATGACAAAAATAAATTTGAAATCGGACTGGATTACAGAACTGATGATTATTTAGTCAAAGATCGATTTAGACATCGAATATGGCTTAAATTCGGATATTATAAAACCCTTTAA
- the aroQ gene encoding type II 3-dehydroquinate dehydratase, translated as MKIHIVNGPNLNILGKREPEIYGKSTFKDYFTELQFQFKELELSYFQSNIEGELISELQEADDNVDGIILNAAAYTHTSIAIGDTVKAIGTPVIEVHISNTHAREEFRKQSYISPNAFGVILGFGLRSYELAIMSFTN; from the coding sequence ATGAAAATACATATCGTCAACGGTCCAAATCTCAATATTCTAGGAAAAAGAGAACCTGAAATCTATGGTAAGTCTACTTTTAAAGATTACTTCACAGAACTTCAGTTTCAATTTAAAGAGCTAGAATTGTCTTACTTCCAGTCCAATATTGAAGGAGAATTAATTTCAGAATTACAAGAAGCAGATGATAATGTAGATGGTATTATTTTGAATGCAGCAGCTTATACCCATACTTCCATCGCTATAGGAGATACAGTAAAAGCAATAGGAACCCCTGTGATTGAGGTTCATATTTCCAATACTCATGCTAGAGAAGAGTTCAGAAAACAATCTTATATTTCACCTAATGCTTTTGGAGTTATTCTTGGTTTTGGGTTAAGAAGTTATGAGTTGGCTATAATGAGTTTTACCAATTAA
- a CDS encoding XRE family transcriptional regulator produces MKTDLPPEIKRFKQIREENNFTQSEFAEILNIKNSTSDIERGKTKLSGQVIMMLLKVLEVNPLWLFGESFQKKLNVHHINSMPKIISMDETKSRENMLLVNQKAAAGYPQNIGDAEWYHQLPAFEMPIPQFRNATYRGFQVEGDSMEPNLHPEDWVLGKSVESLQQALNHKVYVFVLQDSVLVKKLHKHPNSHKISLISTNSYYPPYEVEASEIQEIWEVTSKLTFSINENSENSMLKKLEQSMEDLKTQLNTLKPN; encoded by the coding sequence ATGAAAACAGATTTACCTCCTGAAATTAAACGTTTTAAACAAATACGTGAAGAAAATAATTTTACCCAATCTGAATTTGCTGAGATTTTGAATATTAAAAATTCCACGTCAGATATAGAGAGAGGTAAAACCAAACTCTCGGGGCAAGTTATTATGATGCTATTGAAGGTATTAGAAGTAAATCCACTTTGGTTATTCGGCGAAAGCTTTCAGAAGAAATTAAATGTTCATCACATCAATTCTATGCCAAAAATCATTTCTATGGATGAAACTAAGTCTAGAGAAAATATGCTTTTGGTCAATCAAAAAGCGGCAGCAGGTTATCCTCAAAATATAGGAGATGCAGAATGGTACCATCAACTCCCTGCTTTTGAGATGCCAATCCCTCAATTTAGAAATGCAACCTATAGAGGATTTCAGGTAGAAGGGGATAGTATGGAGCCCAATCTTCATCCTGAAGATTGGGTTTTGGGTAAATCTGTGGAGAGCTTACAACAAGCGCTTAATCATAAAGTGTATGTGTTTGTGCTTCAAGATTCGGTCTTGGTCAAGAAATTACACAAACATCCTAATTCGCATAAGATTTCTCTAATTTCTACAAATTCTTATTATCCACCTTATGAGGTTGAAGCTTCAGAAATCCAAGAGATTTGGGAAGTAACAAGTAAACTCACCTTTTCTATTAATGAAAATTCAGAAAATAGTATGCTTAAAAAATTAGAGCAATCTATGGAAGATCTCAAAACGCAACTCAATACACTAAAACCTAATTAA
- a CDS encoding DUF2461 domain-containing protein, whose product MNFERLFGFLEILNANNSKEWMDEHRGQYEAVKADYVIWLEDLDLQLSKIDENYYSSTGKKAINRINNNLLYHPNKPTYKDHFGAGLDKRPKTGDFYIHLGIEECFVAAGFYKPKSELLKSIREAIDYNGDEFKKIINSKSFQNNFDGLMGDEDQLKTSPKGFTQDHKHIDLLRLKSFAAMKPFNRKEILADDFKEKVIEAYKVLLPFRRYLNKAVTV is encoded by the coding sequence ATGAATTTTGAACGCCTATTCGGTTTTTTGGAGATACTGAATGCCAACAATAGTAAAGAGTGGATGGATGAGCACAGAGGACAGTATGAAGCCGTTAAAGCAGATTACGTTATATGGTTAGAAGATCTTGACCTTCAGTTGTCTAAGATCGATGAAAATTACTATTCCTCTACAGGCAAAAAAGCCATTAATAGGATTAATAACAATCTATTATACCATCCTAATAAGCCTACTTATAAAGATCACTTTGGAGCAGGATTGGACAAGAGACCCAAAACTGGAGACTTTTACATTCATTTGGGTATTGAAGAATGCTTTGTGGCAGCGGGTTTTTACAAACCAAAATCCGAACTTTTAAAAAGCATACGAGAAGCTATTGATTACAATGGAGATGAGTTCAAAAAAATAATCAATTCTAAGTCTTTCCAAAACAATTTTGACGGCCTTATGGGAGATGAGGACCAGTTGAAAACTTCTCCCAAAGGGTTTACACAAGACCATAAGCATATAGATTTACTTCGTCTAAAAAGCTTTGCAGCTATGAAACCCTTCAATAGAAAAGAAATTTTGGCAGACGATTTTAAGGAAAAGGTCATAGAAGCTTACAAAGTCTTGCTCCCCTTCAGGCGCTACTTAAACAAAGCGGTGACTGTTTAA
- a CDS encoding BCCT family transporter — MKTFQIKNKVFVYSVLFFLVLGGLLIAIPNRSFTIIDRLSSYVLDVFGQLYLFTGLFILCFLILLALSPIGKIQLGTSKPKYSTISWLAMMYSTGMGAGIILRAVQEPVYFSQHPGVNIKGSEETHALMMTFYHWGFTAWAFYGLFSLFIAYLLFVKNKNIQLSHLIPHIKNKKINNSIDLITVITIVFGVVSAAALGVSQIESGITYATDTSFNFSLILCICTTVFLAAIISSVRGLSKGIKNLSLINISLTLVLMFYVLLFSDQTSIFLSMIEAIKDLVTNFFSLSLAFSPYDFSKEFLSDWTYYYWAFWLAWAPFTGIFIARISEGRSIRELITGVLLIPSLGSFIWFSVFGDSAFQLISKGAVEINAFNDVFTSIFVFLQQYPFGSVSVILALVLLVGFLITSIDSAIYVLGMFSNLKSIHPSRLHKITWSLGLFVITLGFLVLGQTGRAENTLEAVQKILVISSLFFLFLCFIFILFFMIDVINRYRNNEYQKGM, encoded by the coding sequence TTGAAAACTTTCCAAATTAAAAATAAGGTTTTTGTTTACAGCGTATTATTTTTCCTAGTCTTAGGAGGTTTACTCATCGCTATTCCTAATCGATCTTTTACAATCATCGATAGGTTATCCTCCTATGTTTTGGACGTATTCGGTCAATTATATCTTTTTACAGGACTTTTTATTTTATGTTTTCTAATTTTATTGGCCTTAAGTCCAATTGGTAAAATACAACTGGGAACGTCCAAACCAAAGTATTCAACAATTTCTTGGCTTGCGATGATGTATTCTACAGGAATGGGAGCAGGTATTATATTAAGAGCAGTCCAAGAGCCAGTTTATTTCTCTCAGCATCCTGGAGTCAACATAAAAGGCTCTGAGGAAACTCATGCGTTAATGATGACTTTTTATCATTGGGGATTTACAGCATGGGCGTTTTATGGCCTATTTTCTCTGTTTATAGCATACCTCCTGTTTGTTAAGAATAAAAACATTCAACTTAGCCACCTTATTCCTCATATTAAAAATAAAAAAATAAACAATTCCATAGACTTGATTACAGTTATTACAATAGTCTTTGGTGTCGTGAGTGCTGCAGCCCTAGGGGTTTCACAAATTGAAAGTGGTATTACTTATGCGACAGACACCTCTTTTAATTTTTCTCTCATTTTATGCATTTGCACCACTGTTTTTTTAGCTGCCATCATTTCCTCCGTCAGGGGCCTTTCGAAAGGAATCAAGAATCTTTCTTTAATCAATATCAGTCTCACTTTGGTTTTAATGTTCTACGTCCTTTTGTTTAGTGATCAGACTTCCATCTTTCTTTCTATGATAGAGGCTATTAAGGACTTAGTGACTAATTTTTTCTCCTTGAGTCTAGCTTTTTCACCCTACGATTTTAGTAAAGAGTTCCTATCCGACTGGACGTATTATTACTGGGCATTTTGGTTGGCATGGGCTCCCTTTACTGGTATTTTTATCGCAAGGATCTCAGAAGGAAGAAGCATAAGAGAACTCATCACTGGGGTGCTTCTCATCCCTAGTTTAGGGAGCTTCATTTGGTTTTCAGTTTTTGGGGATTCTGCCTTTCAGCTCATTAGTAAAGGAGCAGTAGAAATAAATGCATTTAATGATGTGTTTACTTCTATTTTTGTTTTCCTTCAACAGTATCCCTTTGGGAGTGTCAGCGTTATTTTGGCTTTGGTTTTATTAGTCGGTTTTCTAATCACCTCAATAGATTCTGCGATTTACGTCTTAGGTATGTTTTCTAATCTGAAGAGTATTCATCCTTCTCGACTTCATAAGATTACTTGGAGTTTAGGTTTGTTTGTTATTACTTTGGGATTTCTAGTTTTAGGTCAAACTGGTCGCGCAGAAAACACGCTAGAAGCTGTTCAAAAAATCTTAGTTATAAGCTCGCTTTTTTTCTTATTCTTATGTTTTATTTTCATTCTATTTTTCATGATAGATGTGATAAATCGCTATAGAAATAATGAGTATCAAAAGGGCATGTAG